A DNA window from Arachis hypogaea cultivar Tifrunner chromosome 18, arahy.Tifrunner.gnm2.J5K5, whole genome shotgun sequence contains the following coding sequences:
- the LOC112769110 gene encoding DEK domain-containing chromatin-associated protein 1, with product MATETLEENKPQQEPPKPDADSAPKSDPQSEPKPEPENQDQQGAPPEAKPEEEEHDEGNSKEDESKEAAQESKVEEEEEEKKEGNKVEEGEEEGGDEEEKEEQEEEKDGDDAVKDEEEEEGDGEDAEEDEEAEDEDEAEGTEKAKKGKGTEAKSKKEKASKKEVPEKKEPITPVSDRPTRERKTVERYSVPSPARSSRSSAGKALAIAKGRGEQLKDIPNVAFKLSKRKPDDNLQLLHNILFGKKSKAHNLKRNIGQFSGFVWTENEEKQRAKVKERIDKCVKEKLLDFCDVLNIPINKANVKKEELSIKLLEFLESPHATTDVLLADKEQKGKKRTRKATPNKSPGEGSTETHAKKQKQRSDVGKKRKQSSDVEEDDKEEVSDAEEASHDDEDVGVPNDESEEENKSEEEEEKPSTQKRTPKKIAKEGSTGKVGEKSTSGKKTSVKAAKSVEKTPKKSSSKKTDQDNASASKKQKTSSEKSDTKGKAASKKQTEKPSKASVKDQGKGKGSKKSKKEPSREDMHAVVVDILKEVDFNTATLSDILRQLGTHFGLDLMHRKAEVKDIITDVINNMSDEEVEGEDDDDNDGDGDGDGDGDGDGAKDDEGDDDEA from the exons TCCGAACCTAAACCCGAACCTGAGAACCAAGACCAACAGGGAGCTCCACCCGAAGCAAAGCCCGAAGAGGAAGAGCATGACGAGGGGAATTCGAAGGAAGACGAGTCAAAGGAAGCTGCTCAAGAATCCAaggtagaagaagaggaggaggagaagaaagagGGTAACAaggtagaagaaggagaagaggaaggtggtgacgaagaagagaaagaagagcaagaagaagagaaggacgGTGACGATGCAGTGAAAgacgaagaggaggaggaaggagACGGAGAGGACGCGGAGGAGGATGAAGAAGCTGAAGACGAAGACGAAGCTGAAGGTACTGAGAAGGCGAAGAAGGGTAAGGGAACCGAAGCAAAGTCGAAGAAGGAGAAAGCGAGTAAGAAAGAAGTCCCCGAGAAGAAGGAACCGATTACTCCGGTAAGTGACCGGCCGACGAGGGAGAGAAAGACGGTAGAGCGCTACTCTGTGCCATCGCCGGCGAGGTCTTCGAGGTCCTCAGCTGGTAAAGCGCTCGCAATTGCAAAG GGTCGTGGTGAGCAGCTTAAGGATATCCCTAATG TGGCTTTCAAGTTATCCAAGAGAAAACCTGATGACAACCTCCAATTGCTTCATAATATACTTTTTGGGAAGAAATCTAAG GCACACAATTTAAAGAGAAATATAGGGCAGTTTTCTGGTTTTGTGTGGACTGAAAATGAG GAAAAACAACGGGCAAAGGTGAAGGAGAGGATTGACAAGTGTGTAAAAGAAAAGTTGTTGGACTTTTGTGATGTTCTTAATATTCCAATAAACAAGGCCAATGTGAAGAAG GAAGAACTGTCTATAAAGTTGTTGGAATTTTTGGAGTCCCCACATGCTACGACTGATGTTCTTCTTGCTGATAAAGAGCAG AAGGGTAAAAAACGAACCAGAAAGGCAACTCCTAACAAATCCCCTGGGGAAGGATCTACAGAAACACATGCCAAG AAGCAAAAGCAACGTTCGGATGTTGGTAAAAAGAGAAAACAGTCttctgatgttgaggaggatgatAAAGAGGAAGTGTCGGATGCTGAAGAGGCATctcatgatgatgaagatgttggAGTTCCAAATGATGAAAGTGAAGAGGAAAATAAatcagaggaagaggaagaaaaaccAAGCACCCAAAAGCGCACTCCTAAAAAGATTGCAAAAGAGGGTTCAACTGGCAAAGTAGGAGAGAAATCTACTTCAGGCAAGAAGACATCTGTGAAGGCTGCTAAGAGTGTTGAGAAAACTCCGAAGAAGTCCTCTTCAAAAAAGACTGACCAGGATAATGCTTCTGCATCCAAGAAGCAGAAAACCTCTAGTGAAAAGTCGGATACTAAGGGAAAGGCTGCAAGCAAAAAACAAACAGAGAAGCCGTCAAAAGCTTCAGTGAAGGATCAAG GGAAAGGAAAAGGTAGTAAGAAGTCCAAGAAGGAACCTAGCAGGGAGGACATGCATGCAGTTGTAGTCGATATTCTGAAGGAAGTTGATTTTAATACT GCAACTCTATCTGATATCCTCAGGCAACTTG GTACCCACTTTGGCCTGGATTTAATGCATAGAAAAGCAGAGGTGAAGGATATAATTACAGATGTAATTAATAACATGTCTGATGAGGAAGTTGAAGGAGAAgacgatgatgataatgatggtgatggtgatggtgatggtgatggagaTGGAGATGGAGCAAAAGacgatgagggtgatgatgatgaagctTGA